The DNA region CCATCACATAACCCCTTATATATAATTAGACATTCTTGTCCAAAATTTGGTCTTGTGTGtcctcatttggaactttagtctatcatgtaattttcaacttgacttagactgAGGACTCttcttagaccccacatcacttataatatgcctcatacacttatcatcatatccaattgatatccatcatattaataatcATCGTTTGTACATAAAATATTACAATTAGCACACATTAACTtttttaatagcgcttaagtacttcgaaattttccagGGTGCTACAATAGTGCATCCTGTTTTCTTGAATTTAAGTTCATACCCTGAATCACAGAGCTGACTTATACTCAGGAGATTATAGTTGAGTCCATCTACAAGATATACTTAAGTAATATCATAGTTGTTATTAAATGGAACTGTGCTGGTGCCAACTATCCTTCCTTTTGAATCATCACCAAGTTTGACACTTCCTCCATTTATCTTAGTAACTTCTTTGAACAGGTGTTTGTCTCCTGTCATGTGACAGGAACACGCACTGTCTAAGTACCACTTTCCTTTGCGGCTCTTTctgtggtgttcctgcaaaatAAAATCATCACTTTCTTTTAGGTACACAAACTTGCTTGGGTCCTTGCTGGTTAGTTCTACTGGAATCAGGTTTGTCTTTGGGTTTCCAAATCCATTGTGAAACAttagacttacaaaatctgcaACTCTATTACAGTAGTGACACACATTAATTGATCTAGTTTTTGATCTATTACTTGTGTTAGTACTTGTGAATTCAGTTCTAGTCGGCCATTttccagttgacttgtaagtcgcCTGGTTGGACTTGATAAAACTGTGACTGGTGGATTTACGCATGCCATTCAATTGCATTTGCAATTCCCGAACCTCATCTTGAAGTACATCCCTTTTGATTTCACATACTTCAAGTTTGAGTTCCCAGTCCTTCTTTTCCCTATTGAGTCTTCTCAATTCATTCAACATCTTTTGAGACTCCTTTAGGGTGAGAtcaagaatatcctgcaattcatTACATCTATCACAGTTATAAGATCTTACCTCGCTTGTTTCACCACGTGCCATGAAGTAATTTTCAGTATTTTCTTTGCTTTCATCATCTTATGTGTCTTCATCAGTCCAGCATCCAGTGTATTTGTTCATGTCATTTTCTAGAATTGTCATGAATCACATGTTTGCTATTTCTTCATGTTCTGAGCTGTCTTTCTTCACTCCAACTTCCGAaagatttattttttttgaatcctCTGGAGGGTTTTCTTTTAAGTTCAGGACATTCAGCTTGAACATGCCTGTACCTTCCGCATTCATAGCATTTTCCATCATCCTTGTCTTGTTCATTATATTGCCCGGTTCATCTGGATAACATTCTTCCCCTTCTTGTGTTTCTGTACCTTCTCATTAAACCATCCATGTTTCTTGATACCATGGCAATCTCCTCTTCAAGAGCTTCTGGGTCATCATCAATATCATTTTCAGGTCTTTCAGTTGTAGCTTTGAAagcaactatttttttcttttcttcctggTTTGTTTTCTTGAGGTGTGTTTTCTCGAATGCTATAAGATCTCCTCGTAGTTCATCATATGACAATTTGTTTGGATCTTGAGATTCGAATGCGACCACTTTTGTCTGCAAAGTGGTAGGTAGACTCCTTAGAATTTTTTGAACTTGATCACCACTTGAGTAGGGTTTACCAAAGGCTTTTAGATCGCCAATGATTTTGCTGAGCCTTGCAAACATTTCCTCAATGGATTTTCCttctttcatttggaaaagttCATAATCATGAACCAACATGTTTATGTGAGTTTCTTTCACCTTGCTGGTTCCTTCATAAGTAACTTCCAGGTTTTCCCACATTTCTTTGATTGTGTCACAACTTGAGATTTTCTCATACTTATCTCTACTTATAGCATTATTGAGCTATAAGTGCCTTAGCATTGACCTGAAAAACTTTTATTTGCTCGTCTGTGAATTCATCTATATCTTCCGGATTAGCGGGTGGTTGAGATGTTGCTGGTAGTGGATAGTTACCCTTTTTTATGACGTGCCGTACTTTGACATCATAGGATTTTGCATATATTTTCATTCACACTTTCCAGTAAGAAAAGTGTTGTCCATTGAATTATGATGGCCTGCCTTGTGACGTTCCTTCTTGAAAGAGTGCTCCAACAGTTACGTAATTTGCCATGATATTTTCTCACAAGCTGTTAAGCAAAAAGTGTGAgactagctctgataccaattgaaagtacaggGGGGGAGGTGAATTGTCAATTTCTATTTTCAGTACTCTAAATAGTTTACTAGTTTATTAATTAGTTGACTAAAGATAAGAACAGAATAATGATAATACATAATTAAAGTGCAGAAAATAAAGACACCaggatttttatactggttcggattcaatgtaaATCCTACTTCTAGTCCCCTTGGGTTACAAGGGTGATCTCTTTTAGTATTGAAGTTTCTCGAGTATAAGATGGTTGATGTAGCTTTACACCAACAACTTAGTCTCTATGTTATTTTTCCCttcttgatacaatgcctcaccaatgtttatctctttttcttctctcactaattacacaacagatctaaaaatATATGCAatgcttgtttggagtagaaAAAAAAGAGTGATAATGGTTCGTTCAAAGTATATCTGCTTCAAGCCTGGAACAGATGTATATATACTTAGTGAGGCTTTCTGGACTTTTGATTGACGCGAGTCTTGAGAGATTACTAACCCAAGGGAATTAATCCTTGAACGAAATCGcaaattgattctttccaagaataaggtcaGGTTTTCGTTGATCTTCCTTGACTTATGGCCTTGACAGGCCTTTCTTCTATTGGGCAGATCTTTTCGTTACTTGAGTGATTGATGATGGATCCTCTGATTTCGGGCTTTAACGATCTCCAGTGTAGAGCTTCACACTCTTGTTTTCCTTTGGTTTTGGGACCTTCCTATACTAGCTTCCGTCAATCATCTATCATATTATTGATTGATTCTTCTTCTGGATTTCCGTTGCTTCTTCCTTTTTCAAATCATTGATTGATTCTTCTTCCTGATTTTCGCTGCTTCTTCCTTTTTTCATTGCTAATCATTGAtacttttcctttgctttgcTTTCGTTGATAGATTGTTTCCTTAGTCCATGCTTGAGTGATAGGGAATcttgatttctttgttttatccCTTGTGATCCTGCACCAAACGtgatatattattttttcatCATTAAAACTCATATTTAACAGGCGCAACTGCTAAGGGAACTTTATGGTGAGCTACATTTCATGCTACGTGCCGCAGAccacagagtctccatcttatttatttactttatcatgtttattttatattcagacagatattgtattattattatgatGGCATTCTTtaatagacgctcatgtacttgtgacacaaAGTTTTGGGATGTTTCAGAATTTATTTATGGGTTGCTTTACATTGAcacacttttactttatattttatccaaAATGCATGTACCTACGATTCTTTATACATTAATTTCTCCGtctaataagattcatgattttaaaataataacaaaatgaataattaagttggtagATCATCGTTGTCTTGTCTAACAGTGACGTTGGGCGCCCTCACAATCTGtagtgaattttggatcgtgacaaaaaagGCATAAGTACTTGAATTCAATAGATTTGATAAAATGTTTTTCGTCCTATATTTGACCGAGTTTTCTGAACTTCAGTACTATTAATGAAAATTGTGTATAAACATATGGTAATCTATAGTCAAGGACCAAATTTACGGTCTTCATGAAGTAAAGGCGAGTGAATTAGTTGAATTTGAAAAAGATACAATAGACATTGCTCTGAATTTAGTATCAAATATTGTTAGTTACGTTGTAATATCTATCATGCATCATTTGCTTGTTGATTCAATCTCATCACATGCTGAATTAAGGTATCAAATTTAGCctataaaagaaaaaacaatatCACAAAGAGGCACACACAAGTGTGGCAAGCTAACATTTGTTCTAAAAACTCTCCCTttaaacaagactctcaaaccTCTTTTATGGGTACATTGTGAATGCTACCAAATGAAAAGGAAGGATCACTTATATTTCTCTTATCATAAAAGGTAAAAtgaattatggtaaatatgttgtccCTCCTTCAAGAGATAGAAAAATTAAATATagtaagaaaatcaggacaaaCACATAAAAGTTCTTCCTCTTGATCCACCTTCTCTACATAACCTTCAACAACTTGCATCTCGaaatctccaccacaaagtttgtctcaacggGAGTAGCACTTCGATCAAATTTCTCAAAtaaaaatcataattattgtcAAAAAGGTTGTGGCTAAAACTAAATTAACTAGACTTTAACCCCACTTTAATACCACTAGTTAAGATCGAAATAATCATGTGTCATAGGGAAGCTAACAAGGCATACCTAACGACAATAAATCAAACATCAAAAgagaaatataacaaaaaaagACATAAATATTTAATGTGATTAGGTCAATTATACATAACTTATAAAACTATAATTATACTCGTATACAAGGCGAAAAGGCCATGAATAGTTGTTCTATAATACTTGAGTCTTCATTTTATACGGAATCTCTTGAAAACTTAAGCTCGTGCTAAGTTAATATTTCAAGATCGCGCCGGTCTTTATAGGAGTAGAGGAACATGGTGAGATAGATAGTAGTCCAATCCACTCCGAggagaaacaaaaagacaaaagaaaaaaacacGTGTAAATTAGCACAAACTTGTAAAGATGAGAGACTTAAGTGGACAAAGACGAGCTCCATGATTTGAGCTTGTAAGTCTAATATATTCGACAAACCAATTTTAGCTCAGTGTGCAAGATTAAGGCGTTGCCTTTTGCCTTTAATTTAATTGCTTCAGGTTTCCTAGTTTCTAAGCAGTCACGAAATCAGGAAATTCAATAAGGGTATTCAAACCTTTATCAGTGGGTTATGTAAGGGTGttcaaaatctatttttaatcaataacaagtaatattttaccttatacggagtataattttccggcgaagggtGAACGTAGCTTCGTCCCTGTTTCTAAGTCATCAGACTTCCCATGTTTTTGGATGTTGAGGACTGCTGATGCAATTAGtggataattatttaattaacaaCAAGATCCTTGTAAGATTTTTACAAATAACAAAGACATATAACACCACCGAGGGGCAAGGGGTGTAGACACTGTATTGTGATAATTACTAGTTAGGAATCAGAGGTTTCACGTTTAGTTTTGAGAATTcgatttaaattataaaaaccacTTTATTCTTACTGATATCATATATGTTTTTTCGATTAGTCGGATCGGTAAATTTTGAAAACATAAAGGTTGAAATATGAAAAAGAGACATTTGACGTGGATGATACTTTAATTAAGAACACGTTATACTAATATTACTGTAGATTCTGCCTAAACAATCCTAATAATAGCCATTGCTCAATATGGAGTACATAAATATCTCGAAGTTTTGGTTACTTAAACAGGAAAGTGACGAAACATATAATCAGAGAATTTTAATGGATAAATCAACAAGCTTTAGTGATCAATTGTTATTAATTAGACTTATTAATTAGAGATTAGTTAGTGTCTCCCAATAATATTATACTAGCTTACCTAATGACACAAGAGAAAAGCCCATCCCAGAAAAGGTGAACTAGAGCTTCCATGTTGGGCAAGCAGAAGGGCAACGTGAAGGTGGAAAACACCACAAAATTTTTAAATGACAAATTGGTTTGTTTTTTATTCTTCTCCTATAAAATTATTTGTACCTCCCATAATATATCTATTCCAAGATAGTGACTTAATGTGTATAAAATTAATTCCAAATGTAACAATATATTTTGTTCTATTCTTTTCCTATTAaattgaagagagaaaaaaaaaactgtaCATCGAATTAGTATCACGCGAAATGAAAATAACTAAGTGAGGCCTTTGAACAATATTTGgttcaatttgaaagaaaaaagaagtattATAAGTTGAACTTGAAAAGAAGTATTATAAGTTGAACTTGAAAAGAGTATTTGAAAGATGATGTTGTATTAGAAGTGAATTTCGCTTCAAATTAATTGAATGCGTAATCCACTATTATTTCACTTGAATTACTAATCATAAAAGTTTTATAGTATTTCACCAGCATTAATTCAAATATTAAATgtcaatatttataaatattgatGGTCAGatcacactactagaaattcgacaaaaaccgaccaaggtcgaccgatcaactttggtcggtcaaaaaaccggccaaaaaaccgaccaatttaatttttttttttacgaaaccgaccaactttggtcggttttcttaggtacaaaaatgcgggaaactatttttgagtcccgcaaaatttatttttttcaagaaaacgaccaactttggtcagtaattttattttttaataaaaccgaccaactttggtcggttattttcgtgcgaaaatataattaaagagtataatcaagtaaaagacagtcttaaaacaaaatgcaccaatggtctagtggtagaatagtatcctgtcACAAcgcagaccccggttcgattcccacatggtgaatcttttgattacataattaaaataccgatcaactttggtcggttttgtttgcaatatttttttttgaatttaattgaccgaccaaagttggtcagtaatttccgaccaactttggtcggtatgcctttccgaccTCTAAAATATCGCCCACacataaatggtcgcgttttggactGTTATTGGTCATTACCGACTAAAGTTGAtcgatttttatcgaatttctagtagtgttaatttttcaaaaatattaaaatattatatatgaTCAAACCATCCCTAAAGTATCGTCATAGGAACCTCAAAAACTCAAGTTGCAATGTTCATTATTGGAACACAAAAGACCATATAAAATGGATATCTAATCACCCCAAAATCATCCCCAACATCAATTCACGTCACGCAACAGACAGTCTAAAATGTGTAAACCAACTATTGCACACCTAAAATAAACTTTTTAAGGGCATGGCCTTATAAAATTTTGGCCACAGAAAGAAATCACTGGTGACAGTGGCGGATCCGAGTATAAGATACATGTCCCGCGAGAGGAGGCGGATTCAAGATTTCCAGAGCATTGATGCACTATTGTGAAGACGTGGACTAGAATTTATATTTAACGTGCTTAACTTTAGTCTCTTATTActaattttaataattttcacATATTATTTATCTCCGTGCCGAAAATAAGATCGTCCGAAGTGAGATTTGAACCGTCAAGTTTACTCGTAGAGGTGCACCCAATAATTATTGCACCATAGGAGTCTTTGAGTATGGGTGCACACacatatatttaagtaattttgaaaaaaaatataacattatTATGCATGCTTTAGGAAGAGGAGTAtgagttcacgtgaacccatatcCTAAGACCTAGATACGCCCCCGGTTCTCGTGACTCATTAGCTTTTATCTAGATcttgtatatgtattaaaaatcactaaatatctataaatattttaATGTGAACGTATATTAACTTGAGGTTACTATAGGAACTCATAAACTTTAAATACGGAATCAACCTCTAATTGACGTGGGATATTTTTTTCTGACCTCGGCAAAATAAAATGCTTAAGAAatacagcaaaaaaaaaaaagaaaaaaaaaaaaaaaaaaaaaaaaaaaaaaaaagggtatgCTACATAGTTACATGATGAAACTTGAGTGCCCTGCCAAAGTTTCATCTTTTGACTAGTTTCTCAGATTGATGAAATCAATTGTGACAATTGACCAtaggtttttcttcttttcttttacagTAGTGTTTTTGAGGggttttccatttttcatttttgtcatACTTTTTCTTTTGTGTACATTTGGAACTTCGATCTTGTTTGTAGGGAAGGAGTGGGAGATAAAAAGTGACCCATTGGGTTGTCAGTGcaaataatattattaataaatttaatatgatgtaacaagtcaattattttattttttaaattactaATTTCAATTATTACcacaatttttttataattatcttttaattgACATGTTTTgtagaagtaaaaacaaaaatagaaCTCTTTTTATATTTATTCTTATTCTTATTGCTATGGATGGGTCACTACTTCCACTATAACTTGTAGTTTCATCAACTGGGCAACATGGTGACTGTGGTTGCCAAAAGGGCTCCCACTTCTTGTatttgtgtgtgtatttttttattttattttttgtcttttcctcAGGTGAAATTGGTACAGTTTTCTGTGTGTTAAAAACATGAATGACTGCCATATCAGTCTTTGCCCCTATATATATCTTTTTCAATCCACGAATGTAGTGAAGGATCAAAAAGATTGTCAATTTGTCATAATGTTAAGATGAATTTTATAACAATGTCATTTCagttatgtgaaaaatggatctTCCTGGACATTTACCATTTATATATTCGGCGACAAAAACAGGATTTTAACTAAGGggataaaaaaaaagttaaaaaactTGAAAGAGATAATGGCTAGTGTAATTGAATTAATGAACTCATAaaggttttgaacccccttgaccactaagtTATATTTTTGGATAATGTCAAAACAAATCAACATATAATATATAAAGGCAAAAAtgaattttgccttatatatacaacATATATTTTCAGTGAAGGGGTTCGGGCGAACCTCTTTCAGCCCCTAAATCTGTCCCTTggttatattaagaagtttttttgATGTACTACCtagatataatataatattagtTACGTATTGTACCAGATGATTTATATATATCTTTCAGTCCTAAGTAATATCACAGCACATAAATAGACGACAAAATTAAAACTCGTCTTCGAAATGAGATAGGTAGTAAGTTTACAAATTAAGTCCCCATTTTTCTGACTTGGTCAACATGCTAGATCAAGAAATAACATTTCCAGATATATCCCTTTGTTTTTGAATGACTAAACTTATGCGTTTACCCTcgaaatcggataacaattgaatttgtaagtggttttaagaatacgcggattaacttgatacaaaataataaatttgattgcaattgaaataattaacgataaagtaaatgcaaaccacacgaattggacAATTTCAGCCTTGGAAGGTTAACCACCCCCGAATCGAATCCACTTCGATCGGCATCAAGACACAGAAGAATAAGAGcttaaagaaaataataataatgtattgctttggaatgcgtgttacaatatgtgaaatgaattatcagacccccatttatatagtagaggagtcttgctttaggtacaattctataaaaggtaaaaatcccttgATTGTCGGTTCCTTTCTGATACGCGCCGAGATTTTCGCCGCAATATCCaaccggtcacggatatttcggtcttctgttggtAATGCTAACAATCTTTCTTCGAGCTCGTTCGGGGCTAGGGTCGATTCCGGGATCACGAACTCAATGTTCTCGAAGGTAGGCGTTCTAATCCCGGGTTCTAGCTTGGTAGGATTTGGGGTCGATCTTCAGCCCTTGATTGTCATGTTCCGAGCCTAACCTACCATGTCGTAGGcgagctcgatttcgaccgtatacagatagtcccctcgctTTTCGAAGAGTaaacgacgagaaacgacatgagcttccGATTCTTACTTAGATACCCCGCGACGGAAACGACAAAACAAGCGAAACATCTCGTCAGTCGAATCTTAATGGAATTAAATTCTTGTCAATTACCGGCCGGCCACTTCTAGATGCGAATCGTCactgaaaaactataaataaccCCTCATTTGTTCATTCAAACTTTTTATCCAAACCTTCTGTCCTCGTACTTTAGAAATCTTAATACTTTCTAGCACTTACATCTTGGTTATTTGAGATCTTTATAAGAACTTTTGTTCGTCTTCATCCCAAACCATCAAGCGCACCCCTTTAACTTCCTCTTTTTCCTCATTTTACCTTCATTTTCAAAGAAATGGCGAAGACTTCAAAAAacgttccccaaaaagaaactccaTCTACCTCGCGGCCGACTACCGAGGAGACCGTTCCGCGTACTGCTACCGAGGAACCAGTACCGGAACCCCCATTGAAAATGTTCGTCCCTGGAGGATGCTTGGTAACCGccgatttcaaggttgaaaaacCTTCCCCCGTACAAGGCCGGTGTGAGGAGGTCTCGAGATACGTATGTTCGATCACCGAAGAGGTCCACCTATGGTCAAAAAGGATTGCAATTGGGTTGGCAAGCACGTGGTGGTTCCCGGACTCGATGAAGACATCACCACACACGTTGagggatacttaagtgtttacacttatccctttacactGGGCCCATTGGATCCAGTGATCATCGACTTCAGCAAAAAATACGAGGTATGcctcggtcaaattcacccttcattctggaggatcgtgatcctcctccggTTCTTCGTGAGCAATATCGAAGGATGCTCGTTCACCGTCGACTACTTCATGCGCCTATACAGTCCTCGAATCTTTCGGTCGAATCTTCCGGGGAGACTGATAAAGCTCGTGCGCCGGGGCAGCAAAGCCCCATTCTCGTGTATTGATGAAGACCAGGATCGTGGTTGGCAAGGTTattttgtccgagtgaggacctcggacttgATCCTAGCTGATCGCATGCCATTACCCGAGAAGTGGAATATATCACGTAAGTAAAATTTTGCTTACAAAATTTTGTTTCATTctttttttccttccttcttatcggtgttttgtggtggtgcagctgCTGCTCGGGTCCCGAATGTagtccctcgactcaaggagtgggtcgaggtcATCGCATTACAGAGGCCGTATTCTGAGCGTTCATGGCGCAAACTTTCAAAGGGTAGTGGGAGGCATGTTCTCATGGTGAGATTCCTTTCACGTGTAAGTAACATTTGAGTTCCTATCGTGTCGTTAAGgtttcacttatttcatttccttttgcaggtttaTCCAAGGACGTCACACTGAGGCCTCCATCCGGTGGCGAGAACTTCCCCGCCGTGTACCTTGTTCCGAAACAGGGTggtgagaagaaaagaaagatggcCCCTAGTTctccgagctcggagaaaaagaaactaaGGCAAAGGTTGGTGCGCAAATCCAAAGAGAGCACGAGCGCTCTAGCACCATCTTCGGATTCACTCTATCGGTTAAGGGACGAATCCGAAgtagaacaagaagaagaagccttTAATCTGGTTGCCCGAGTGCCGTCACGACTCGAAGGGCAAGGGGCCTCCGAACCGAAGAGAAATGAGGCCGATCCACCTCAAGTTAGGGAGGCCAACAAGGAGGTCATGGCCGAAGCTTCTCTCATTGTGGTCAACCCCCCGAAGGAGGCACTCAGTGTGATAGACATAGACATCACCGAGTCGCCTTCGTTCACTGAGTCCATGTACAACGAGGCTCAGACAGTG from Nicotiana tabacum cultivar K326 chromosome 24, ASM71507v2, whole genome shotgun sequence includes:
- the LOC142178355 gene encoding uncharacterized protein LOC142178355; this translates as MWENLEVTYEGTSKVKETHINMLVHDYELFQMKEGKSIEEMFARLSKIIGDLKAFGKPYSSGDQVQKILRSLPTTLQTKVVAFESQDPNKLSYDELRGDLIAFEKTHLKKTNQEEKKKIVAFKATTERPENDIDDDPEALEEEIAMDILDLTLKESQKMLNELRRLNREKKDWELKLEVCEIKRDVLQDEVRELQMQLNGMRKSTSHSFIKSNQATYKSTGKWPTRTEFTSTNTSNRSKTRSINVCHYCNRVADFVSLMFHNGFGNPKTNLIPVELTSKDPSKFVYLKESDDFILQEHHRKSRKGKWYLDSACSCHMTGDKHLFKEVTKINGGSVKLGDDSKGRIVGTSTVPFNNNYDIT